GGCGAGCACGCCGCCCGCCGCGTCCAGCGCTGCCCTGAAGAGGCCCATGTCGTCTCCCTCGCTCGTGCGCGGCCGTCGCGCACGCCACCACGGTACGACGACGAGACCTCCGCAGGCTGAAAGCCTGCGGAGGTCTCGATCCCATCCGCCTCAGGGCGGGACGACGCTCAGACGAGCGAGCGCAGCACGTACTGCAGGATGCCGCCGTTGCGGTAGTAGTCCGCCTCGCCCGGGGTGTCGATGCGCACGACCGCGTCGAACTCGATCGTCTCCTTGCCGGGAGCCGAGTGCTCGCTCGGGGTGGCCGTGACCTTCACGGTCTTCGGCGTCACGCCCTCGTTGAGCTGCTCGAGGCCCGTGATCGAGACGACCTCGGTGCCGTCGAGGCCCAGCGACTCCCACGACTGGCCGGCGGGGAACTGCAGGGGCACGACGCCCATGCCGATGAGGTTGGAGCGGTGGATGCGCTCGAACGACTCGGTGATGACGGCCTTGACGCCCAGCAGGCGCGTGCCCTTGGCCGCCCAGTCGCGGCTCGAGCCCGAGCCGTACTCCTTGCCGCCGAAGACGACGAGCGGGGTGTCCTGCTCGGCGTACGACTGGCACGCGTCGTAGATGAACGACTGCGGGCCCTCGGGCTGCGTGAAGTCGCGCGTGTAGCCACCCTCGACGGCCTTGCCGTCGTTGACGGCCGCCGTGAGCTGGTTGCGCAGGCGGATGTTCGCGAACGTGCCGCGGATCATCACCTCGTGGTTGCCACGACGCGAGCCGTACGAGTTGAAGTCGCGCTGACCGACGCCGTGCTCCGTGAGGTACTGCGCGGCGGGCGTGCCCGCCTTGATGTTGCCTGCGGGGCTGATGTGGTCGGTCGTGACCGAGTCGCCGAGCGCAGCCATGACGCGGGCGCCGTGGATGTCGGCGACGGGCGTGAGGTCCATCGTCATGCCGTCGAAGTACGGCGCCTTGCGCACGTACGTCGAGTCCTCGTCCCACTCGAAGATGGGGCCCTCGGGCGTCGGCAGGCTCTTCCAGCGCTCGTCGCCGTCGAAGACGGTGGCGTACTGGGTGATGAACTGCTCGCGCGAGATCGACGAGTCGATGATCTCCTGCACCTCGTCGGGCGTCGGCCAGATGTCCTTGAGGAACACCTCGTTGCCCTCGGTGTCGGTGCCGAGCGCATCCGCCTCGAAGTCGAAGTGCATCGAGCCGGCGAGCGCGTAGGCGACGACGAGCGGCGGCGACGCGAGGTAGTTCATCTTGACGTCGGGGCTGATGCGGCCCTCGAAGTTGCGGTTGCCCGAGAGCACGGCCGTGACGGCGAGGTCGTTGGCGTTGATCGCCTCCGAGACCTCCTCGATCATGGGGCCCGAGTTGCCGATGCAGATCGTGCAGCCGTAGCCGACCGTGTAGAAGCCGATGCCCTCGAGGTCCTGGTCGAGGCCGGACTTCTCGTAGTAGTCGGTGACGACCTTCGAGCCCGGGCCGAGCGTCGTCTTGACCCACGGCTTGCGGTTCAGGCCCTTGGCGCGCGCCTTGCGGGCGACGAGGCCCGCGGCGATCATGACCGACGGGTTCGACGTGTTCGTGCACGACGTGATGGCCGCGAGGGTCACGGCGCCGTTGTCGAGCACGTACTGCTGACCGTCGGGCGTCGTGACGTTCGCGGGCGTCGAGGCGCCGTGGAACGAGTTCGACTGCAGCACGGCGACCTTGGCGGGCGCGTGCACGTGCGTGTCCTCCTCGCCGGGGACGCTGCCCGGGTCGGATGCGGGGAACGAGTCCATCGAGGCGACGTCGACGACGTCGGTCGTCTCGCCCGTCGCGACGTAGTTGAGCACGTCGCGCTCGAACTGCGACTTCGACTCCGACAGCAGGATGCGGTCCTGCGGGCGCTTCGGGCCGGCGATCGAGGGCACGACCGTCGACAGGTCGAGCTCCATGAACTCCGAGAAGCGCAGCTCGCGCGACGGGTCGTGCCAGAGCTTCTGCTCCTTGGCGTACGACTCGACGAGCGCGACGGTCTGCTCGTCGCGGCCCGTGAGGCGCAGGTAGTCGAGCGTCACGTCGTCGATGGGGAACATCGCGGCCGTCGAGCCGAACTCGGGGCTCATGTTGCCGATCGTGGCGCGGTTCGCGAGCGGCACCGAGGCGACGCCCTCGCCGTAGAACTCGACGAACTTGCCGACGACGCCGTGCTGGCGCAGCATGTCGGTGATCGTGAGCACGACGTCGGTCGCCGTGACGCCCGCGGGGATGTCGCCCGTGAGCTTGAAGCCGACGACGCGCGGGATGAGCATCGAGACGGGCTGGCCGAGCATGGCCGCCTCGGCCTCGATGCCGCCGACGCCCCAGCCGAGCACGCCGAGGCCGTTGACCATCGTCGTGTGCGAGTCGGTGCCGACGCACGTGTCGGGGTAGGCGCGCAGCACGCCGTCGACCGAGCGGTCGTAGATGACCTTCGCGAGGTGCTCGATGTTCACCTGGTGCACGATGCCGGTGCCCGGGGGCACGACCTTGAAGTCCTGGAAGGCCGTCTGGCCCCAGCGCAGGAACTGGTAGCGCTCGCCGTTGCGCTCGTACTCGATCTCGACGTTGCGCTCGAGGGCGTTCTCGGTGCCGAAGAGGTCGGCGATGACCGAGTGGTCGATGACCATCTCGGCGGGCGAGAGCGGGTTGATCCTGTCGGGGTCGCCGCCGAGCGCCGTCACGGCCTCGCGCATCGTGGCGAGGTCGACGATGCAGGGCACGCCCGTGAAGTCCTGCATCACGACGCGCGCGGGCGTGAACTGGATCTCGGTGTCGGGGTCGGCCTCGGCCTTCCACGCACCGAGCGCCTCGATCTGCGCCTTCGTCACGTTCGCACCGTCCTCGGTGCGCAGGAGGTTCTCGAGGAGGACCTTGAGCGAGAACGGCAGCGACTCGTGCCCCTCGACCTGGTCGATCCTGAAGATCTCGTAGTCCTGGCCGCCCACCTGAAGGGTGCTGCGGGCTCCGAAGCTGTCCACTGCCGACACGGTGACTCCTCACACGATCGTCCTGACGCTGTGCGCGTCCGAGCATAGCCGCGCGCTCGTGGTCGCGGCCGAAAGTATCTTGACGTCAAGACATCCTACGCCGTTCGCGCGCGACCGACGACCTCGCCCGGCGGATGCGGGCGTGTCGCGGGCGCCGAGCGGCGGCCGCGGGCGTCAGGACGACGCGGCGGCGTCGCGCGGCTGCTCGGGCTCGGGCACGGCGCGCACCATGAGCCACGTGACCCACAGGGCCGCGCCGTACAGCGGCACGCCCATGAGCAGCTTCGTCGTGGCGAGGGCCTGCGTGGCCTCGGCCGCGTACAGCGGCACCTGCACCGCGAGGCGTGCGCCGAGCACGCAGATCCACAGGATCGTCGCGCGCACCGCGACGGCCTTGCGCGCCGGCTCGGTGCGCCACGCGTACGGCGTGCCCGTGAGCCCGCCTGCGAGCAGGCCGATGAGCGGGCGACGCGCGATCAGCGAGATCGTCAGCGCGATCACGCCGATGGCGTTGACGATGAAGCCCCAGAGGAAGTTGTCGTTGGCGTTGCCCGTGAAGAGGGCGACCGCCGCCGAGATGCCCACGCCGATGAGCCCGGCGAAGGCCAGCATCGGCTGCCCCTTCGTGAGCACGCGCAGCAGCACCGCGACGACCGAGACCGCCAGCGGCACGAGCACCGAGATCCACACGTCGCGCGTGATCGTGAAGAGCACGAGGAAGAGCAGGCCGGGCAGCAGCGACTCGACGATGCCGCGCACGCCGCCCATCGCCTGCAGGATCGCGCCGCCCGAGGGCGCCTCGCCCGGAGCGATGTGGCCGAGCTTCGACGAGCGGATCGCCTTCGCGATCGCCTCGTCGGCGCGGTCGCGGTCGGCGCCCTCGGCACCCTCCGCCGGCTGCTGCGCGTCGGTCATGCGGGCTTGGGCGCGTGGAGCGGGATGAGCTCGCGCGGCGGCATCGGCGTCTCGCCACGGCACACGACCGTCGAGCGGTAGATCTCGACGATGCCCTC
The sequence above is a segment of the Agrococcus jejuensis genome. Coding sequences within it:
- a CDS encoding aconitate hydratase, with protein sequence MSAVDSFGARSTLQVGGQDYEIFRIDQVEGHESLPFSLKVLLENLLRTEDGANVTKAQIEALGAWKAEADPDTEIQFTPARVVMQDFTGVPCIVDLATMREAVTALGGDPDRINPLSPAEMVIDHSVIADLFGTENALERNVEIEYERNGERYQFLRWGQTAFQDFKVVPPGTGIVHQVNIEHLAKVIYDRSVDGVLRAYPDTCVGTDSHTTMVNGLGVLGWGVGGIEAEAAMLGQPVSMLIPRVVGFKLTGDIPAGVTATDVVLTITDMLRQHGVVGKFVEFYGEGVASVPLANRATIGNMSPEFGSTAAMFPIDDVTLDYLRLTGRDEQTVALVESYAKEQKLWHDPSRELRFSEFMELDLSTVVPSIAGPKRPQDRILLSESKSQFERDVLNYVATGETTDVVDVASMDSFPASDPGSVPGEEDTHVHAPAKVAVLQSNSFHGASTPANVTTPDGQQYVLDNGAVTLAAITSCTNTSNPSVMIAAGLVARKARAKGLNRKPWVKTTLGPGSKVVTDYYEKSGLDQDLEGIGFYTVGYGCTICIGNSGPMIEEVSEAINANDLAVTAVLSGNRNFEGRISPDVKMNYLASPPLVVAYALAGSMHFDFEADALGTDTEGNEVFLKDIWPTPDEVQEIIDSSISREQFITQYATVFDGDERWKSLPTPEGPIFEWDEDSTYVRKAPYFDGMTMDLTPVADIHGARVMAALGDSVTTDHISPAGNIKAGTPAAQYLTEHGVGQRDFNSYGSRRGNHEVMIRGTFANIRLRNQLTAAVNDGKAVEGGYTRDFTQPEGPQSFIYDACQSYAEQDTPLVVFGGKEYGSGSSRDWAAKGTRLLGVKAVITESFERIHRSNLIGMGVVPLQFPAGQSWESLGLDGTEVVSITGLEQLNEGVTPKTVKVTATPSEHSAPGKETIEFDAVVRIDTPGEADYYRNGGILQYVLRSLV
- a CDS encoding DUF3159 domain-containing protein, which encodes MTDAQQPAEGAEGADRDRADEAIAKAIRSSKLGHIAPGEAPSGGAILQAMGGVRGIVESLLPGLLFLVLFTITRDVWISVLVPLAVSVVAVLLRVLTKGQPMLAFAGLIGVGISAAVALFTGNANDNFLWGFIVNAIGVIALTISLIARRPLIGLLAGGLTGTPYAWRTEPARKAVAVRATILWICVLGARLAVQVPLYAAEATQALATTKLLMGVPLYGAALWVTWLMVRAVPEPEQPRDAAASS